A single window of Martelella sp. NC20 DNA harbors:
- a CDS encoding aminotransferase class V-fold PLP-dependent enzyme — MSEDIRQSLGLRPVINVSGTMTSLGASIAVPEAVAAVAKIMPQFVDMNDLQRKAGKVIARLTGAEAGFVTASCASGISLAVAGAITGPDLLAVERLPMATTARKEIIVQAGHIVNYGAPVDQAIRLAGGTVVSIGQATSTHRFHLENAITENTAAAVYVVSHHVVDYGLLHLSEFVEIAHARGVPVIVDAASEYDLKGFLATGADIVLYSGHKFLGGPTSGIVAGRKDMVRNAYIQNYGIGRGMKVGKESIFGVMAALEAWETRDHEGIRARERGYLDLWKDALDGRPGIHAVIDPDPTNNPLDRLKVMIDPSEARITAWDLSAALAHGEPPIIVRDHEAEHHYFYLDPCNLHPGQEHIVTRRLGEELDKARRSNDIIATPIEDLSRHRFDGLLKWPD, encoded by the coding sequence ATGAGTGAAGATATCAGGCAGTCGCTCGGATTGCGGCCTGTCATCAATGTTTCCGGCACGATGACCAGTCTTGGCGCTTCGATCGCCGTTCCGGAGGCTGTTGCCGCTGTCGCGAAGATCATGCCGCAATTCGTCGACATGAACGACCTGCAGCGCAAGGCCGGCAAGGTCATCGCCCGGCTGACCGGTGCAGAAGCGGGTTTTGTCACGGCATCCTGCGCCTCCGGCATCAGCCTCGCCGTTGCCGGGGCCATTACCGGTCCGGATCTCCTTGCTGTCGAGCGCCTGCCGATGGCGACGACGGCCAGAAAAGAAATTATCGTACAGGCTGGCCATATCGTCAATTACGGCGCGCCGGTCGACCAGGCCATCCGCCTTGCCGGGGGAACGGTCGTGTCGATCGGGCAGGCAACCTCGACCCACCGCTTCCACCTTGAAAACGCGATCACCGAAAACACGGCGGCGGCGGTTTATGTCGTCTCTCACCATGTCGTCGACTACGGCCTGCTGCATCTCAGCGAGTTCGTCGAGATCGCCCACGCGCGCGGCGTTCCGGTGATTGTCGATGCGGCGTCGGAATATGACCTGAAGGGCTTCCTTGCGACCGGCGCCGATATTGTTCTCTATTCCGGCCATAAATTCCTTGGCGGGCCGACGTCGGGCATCGTTGCCGGTCGCAAGGATATGGTCCGCAATGCCTATATTCAGAACTACGGCATCGGCCGCGGCATGAAGGTCGGCAAGGAAAGCATTTTCGGCGTCATGGCCGCGCTTGAAGCCTGGGAAACCCGCGATCACGAGGGTATCCGGGCGCGTGAGAGAGGCTACCTTGATCTGTGGAAGGACGCACTCGACGGCCGCCCCGGCATTCATGCCGTGATCGACCCCGATCCGACCAACAATCCGCTCGACCGCCTCAAGGTCATGATCGACCCTTCCGAGGCACGCATTACCGCGTGGGATCTTTCCGCAGCGCTTGCCCATGGCGAACCGCCGATCATCGTGCGTGATCATGAGGCGGAGCATCATTATTTCTACCTCGATCCGTGCAATCTGCATCCGGGGCAGGAGCATATCGTGACGCGTCGTCTTGGCGAGGAACTCGACAAGGCCCGCCGCTCAAACGACATCATCGCCACGCCGATCGAGGACCTGAGCCGCCACCGCTTCGATGGCCTGCTCAAATGGCCGGACTGA
- a CDS encoding IclR family transcriptional regulator → MTETNETGSFDEPETAPEKKKKRTRVSGIDRILQVIDYLYETGEPAGGYAIAKAIGAPLSTIYTITEDLVEKAVLTRAHDGMLWLGPRLYNYGIAYARSVDFMRVATQEMHDLCRRAGETVQLCGRDGHHMLVMAMADGPSHFQVMSRVGSRIPLNWTASGRLLVGHMPEKDRIELFKRGARASPTGRATIDPKALSKAAAEAFENRLSVQVGESDYSVACIASPIRNAEGECTATISIVLPEQKATAGDAPFGDYVRDSAERIERLMGWREH, encoded by the coding sequence ATGACCGAGACAAATGAAACCGGATCCTTTGACGAACCGGAAACCGCCCCTGAAAAAAAGAAGAAGAGAACCCGGGTCAGCGGCATTGACCGCATCCTCCAGGTCATCGACTATCTTTATGAAACCGGTGAACCTGCCGGCGGTTATGCGATTGCAAAGGCCATCGGAGCGCCGCTTTCGACGATCTATACCATCACCGAGGACCTCGTTGAAAAGGCTGTGCTGACCCGCGCCCATGACGGCATGCTGTGGCTCGGCCCCCGCCTTTACAATTACGGCATTGCCTATGCCCGCTCCGTTGACTTCATGCGGGTGGCCACACAGGAGATGCACGATCTTTGCCGCCGCGCCGGCGAAACCGTCCAGCTTTGCGGCCGGGACGGCCATCATATGCTGGTCATGGCGATGGCCGACGGACCCAGCCATTTCCAGGTGATGTCGCGCGTCGGCTCGCGCATTCCGCTGAACTGGACGGCGTCGGGCCGGCTTCTGGTCGGCCACATGCCGGAAAAGGACCGCATCGAACTGTTCAAACGCGGCGCCCGCGCCTCGCCGACAGGCCGTGCGACCATCGATCCGAAAGCGCTTTCGAAGGCGGCGGCGGAAGCGTTCGAAAACCGGCTTTCCGTTCAGGTTGGCGAATCCGACTATTCCGTCGCCTGCATCGCTTCGCCGATCCGCAATGCGGAGGGCGAATGCACCGCCACGATTTCGATCGTGCTGCCCGAGCAGAAGGCCACGGCAGGCGACGCCCCGTTCGGCGACTATGTCCGGGATTCTGCTGAACGTATCGAACGGTTGATGGGATGGCGGGAACACTAG
- a CDS encoding RidA family protein — MHFADRQDGQPSHFESTGVFVSQTSAIKKGEPASVAERLATLGIEIPPAQPPIANFAAYKQEGNILYLSGQGPSESDGSQHYGKVGGDVTVEDAYRHARLTGLNLLAVMQEALGNLDRVKHVVKILGMVNATPDFTQHPSVINGCSDLFIEVFGEAGIHARSAVGLGSLPNNITVEIEAIVAVKD, encoded by the coding sequence ACAGGAGTTTTCGTGTCCCAGACATCCGCGATTAAAAAAGGCGAACCGGCCTCTGTAGCAGAACGACTTGCGACACTGGGTATCGAGATACCGCCTGCGCAGCCTCCAATCGCCAATTTTGCAGCCTACAAACAGGAAGGCAATATTCTCTATCTTTCGGGGCAGGGACCAAGCGAAAGCGACGGCTCACAACATTACGGCAAGGTCGGTGGCGACGTCACCGTCGAGGATGCCTACAGACACGCGCGGCTGACGGGACTCAATCTTCTGGCTGTAATGCAGGAAGCGCTCGGCAATCTCGACCGTGTCAAACATGTGGTGAAAATCCTCGGCATGGTGAATGCGACCCCCGATTTCACCCAGCATCCGAGTGTTATCAACGGCTGCTCCGATCTGTTCATCGAGGTGTTCGGCGAGGCCGGCATTCATGCGCGTTCAGCTGTTGGCCTCGGTTCGCTGCCGAATAATATCACCGTGGAAATCGAAGCGATCGTCGCTGTGAAGGATTGA
- a CDS encoding ABC transporter ATP-binding protein — MTNQATTNDGDHAPVLSVQNLTTSFYSEGDWRSVVRNVSFDVMPGETLAIVGESGSGKSVTSLSIMGLLPRDMSRVEGRILLDGRDLLTASDRAMRATRGADISMIFQEPMTSLNPLFTIGDQISEAIRCHSAVTRKEARQETVRLLEKVRIPSAASRFDEYPHRFSGGMRQRVMIAMALAARPKLLIADEPTTALDVTIQGQILDLIKTLQEEEGTSVLFITHDMGVVAEIADRTVVMFRGEQVESGKTSDIFANSREPYTRALLSAVPVLGSMSGSELPARFPITDVQTGQITPAAVSKDTVARAEKPVLEARNMSVRFDIHSGLLSRLSGRVHAAENVSFKLHAGETLSLVGESGCGKSTTGRAVMRLIEPDSGEVLVDGEDVLGDDVRSMRKLRQTVQMIFQDPFASLNPRMTVGEAVAEPYLEHRLGTRREAREMVADILGKVGLSADMGRRYPHEFSGGQRQRICIARALALNPKVIIADESVSALDVSIKAQVINLMLDLQESMNIAFLFISHDMAVVERVSHQVAVMYLGEIVEIGPRDAVFSNPQHPYTRKLMQAVPIPDPARLGMKRGGQVDELESPIRPLNYTAKVQRYNEISPGHFCLY; from the coding sequence ATGACAAATCAGGCAACCACGAATGACGGCGACCATGCACCGGTTCTGTCGGTTCAGAACCTGACCACATCCTTCTATTCGGAAGGAGACTGGCGCAGCGTCGTCCGCAATGTCTCGTTCGACGTCATGCCGGGGGAAACGCTGGCGATTGTCGGCGAAAGCGGATCGGGCAAGAGCGTGACCTCGCTTTCCATCATGGGCCTTCTGCCGCGCGACATGTCGCGCGTCGAGGGCCGCATCCTGCTCGATGGCCGCGATCTGCTGACGGCTTCCGACAGGGCTATGCGGGCGACTCGTGGCGCCGATATCTCGATGATCTTTCAGGAACCGATGACGAGCCTCAATCCGCTTTTCACCATCGGCGACCAGATTTCCGAGGCGATCCGCTGCCATAGCGCGGTAACGAGGAAAGAAGCGCGGCAAGAGACGGTCCGGCTTCTGGAGAAAGTACGCATTCCCTCCGCCGCGTCCCGTTTTGACGAATATCCGCATCGGTTTTCAGGCGGCATGCGCCAGCGGGTGATGATTGCCATGGCGCTGGCGGCCCGCCCGAAACTGCTGATCGCCGATGAGCCGACAACGGCGCTCGATGTCACCATTCAGGGGCAGATTCTCGACCTCATCAAAACCCTGCAGGAGGAAGAAGGCACCTCCGTGCTGTTTATTACCCATGACATGGGCGTGGTTGCCGAAATCGCCGACCGCACTGTGGTGATGTTCCGCGGCGAACAGGTTGAGAGCGGCAAGACCAGCGATATTTTTGCAAACAGCCGTGAGCCCTATACCCGTGCGCTGCTGTCCGCCGTGCCGGTGCTCGGCTCGATGTCCGGCAGTGAACTGCCGGCGCGCTTTCCTATTACCGATGTCCAGACCGGGCAAATCACCCCGGCCGCTGTTTCGAAAGATACAGTCGCACGCGCTGAAAAGCCTGTTCTCGAGGCCAGGAACATGTCGGTACGGTTCGACATCCATTCCGGCCTGCTGTCGCGGCTTTCCGGCCGTGTTCATGCGGCAGAGAATGTGTCGTTCAAACTGCATGCCGGGGAGACGCTGTCACTGGTCGGGGAATCGGGCTGCGGCAAATCCACAACCGGGCGCGCGGTCATGCGGCTCATCGAACCGGACAGCGGTGAGGTCCTTGTCGATGGCGAGGATGTGCTTGGCGATGACGTGCGCTCGATGCGCAAGCTCAGGCAGACAGTGCAGATGATCTTTCAGGACCCGTTCGCCAGCCTCAACCCCCGCATGACCGTTGGCGAGGCGGTTGCCGAACCCTATCTCGAGCACCGGCTGGGAACGCGGCGCGAGGCCCGCGAGATGGTCGCGGATATTCTCGGAAAGGTCGGGTTATCCGCCGACATGGGGAGACGTTATCCGCACGAGTTTTCCGGCGGCCAGCGCCAGCGTATCTGTATCGCCCGCGCTTTGGCGCTCAATCCAAAGGTCATCATTGCCGATGAAAGCGTGTCCGCGCTCGATGTTTCGATCAAGGCGCAGGTCATCAATCTGATGCTGGATCTGCAGGAGAGCATGAACATCGCCTTCCTGTTCATCTCCCACGATATGGCCGTGGTCGAACGCGTCAGTCATCAGGTTGCGGTGATGTATCTGGGCGAAATCGTCGAGATCGGCCCGCGCGATGCTGTCTTCTCCAATCCACAGCATCCCTATACCCGCAAGCTGATGCAGGCCGTGCCGATTCCAGATCCCGCGCGGCTCGGCATGAAGCGCGGCGGCCAGGTTGATGAATTGGAAAGCCCGATCCGTCCGCTGAACTATACGGCGAAGGTGCAGCGCTACAACGAGATTTCACCCGGTCATTTCTGTCTGTATTGA